One window of the Xiphophorus couchianus chromosome 12, X_couchianus-1.0, whole genome shotgun sequence genome contains the following:
- the htr1aa gene encoding 5-hydroxytryptamine (serotonin) receptor 1A a: MDFLTSTNASNATGGYPEGMDVVADWIGGNNATESRFQPDLVLAYQIITSLLLVALILCSIFGNACVVAAIALERSLQNVANYLIGSLAVTDLMVSVLVLPMAALYQVLNKWTLGQEICDLFISLDVLCCTSSILHLCAIALDRYWAITDPIDYVNKRTPKRAALLISATWLIGFSISIPPMLGWRSAEDRANPDACMISQDPGYTIYSTFGAFYIPLILMLVLYGRIFRAARFRIRKTVKKTETAKVSDKCLAVSPAIFHKKSNGETRGKGWRRCDESKSSSPCVNGAVKHGEEGESLEIIEVISNSKTHLPLPNTPQSSSHGYENMNERNSGAKRKLALSRERKTVKTLGIIMGTFIVCWLPFFIVALVLPFCAESCYMPDWLGAVINWLGYSNSLLNPIIYAYFNKDFQSAFKKIIKCKFHRP; the protein is encoded by the coding sequence ATGGATTTTCTAACGAGCACCAATGCCAGCAATGCCACCGGCGGTTACCCCGAAGGGATGGACGTGGTCGCCGACTGGATCGGGGGAAACAACGCTACGGAGTCTAGGTTTCAACCCGATCTGGTGCTTGCTTACCAGATAATCACCTCTCTGCTCCTGGTGGCCCTCATCCTCTGCTCCATATTTGGCAACGCGTGCGTTGTGGCAGCCATCGCCCTGGAGAGATCTCTCCAAAATGTGGCAAACTATCTGATTGGATCTTTGGCCGTTACAGACCTGATGGTGTCGGTGTTGGTTTTACCTATGGCAGCCCTCTACCAGGTTCTAAATAAGTGGACTTTGGGGCAGGAGATCTGTGACTTATTCATCTCTCTGGATGTGTTGTGCTGCACATCCTCTATCCTGCATCTGTGCGCAATCGCCTTGGACAGGTATTGGGCCATAACAGACCCCATTGATTATGTAAATAAACGAACACCAAAGCGAGCAGCGCTCCTGATTTCCGCAACTTGGCTGATCGGATTCTCCATCTCCATCCCACCCATGCTAGGATGGAGGAGCGCCGAGGACAGGGCGAACCCAGACGCATGCATGATCAGCCAGGATCCAGGCTACACCATCTATTCCACCTTCGGGGCTTTTTACATCCCCCTCATCCTCATGCTAGTCTTGTACGGCAGAATATTCAGGGCCGCTCGGTTTCGGATTCGAAAAACGGTTAAGAAAACAGAGACGGCGAAAGTTTCGGACAAGTGTTTGGCCGTGTCTCCGGCAATCTTCCACAAGAAAAGCAATGGGGAGACTCGTGGAAAAGGCTGGAGGCGCTGCGACGAGTCCAAATCCAGCTCTCCGTGCGTAAACGGCGCTGTGAAGCACGGAGAGGAGGGCGAGTCGCTGGAGATTATAGAAGTTATCAGCAACTCCAAGACGCACCTGCCTCTGCCTAACACCCCTCAGTCCTCCTCACATGGTTACGAGAACATGAACGAGAGGAACTCGGGAGCAAAGAGAAAGCTCGCGCTCTCCAGGGAACGCAAAACTGTGAAGACGCTGGGGATCATCATGGGAACATTCATTGTGTGCTGGCTACCGTTTTTCATTGTGGCGCTAGTTCTGCCTTTCTGCGCGGAGAGCTGCTACATGCCCGACTGGCTGGGTGCCGTTATCAACTGGCTGGGCTACTCAAACTCCCTCCTTAACCCCATTATATACGCCTATTTTAACAAAGACTTTCAAAGTGCATTCAAGAAGATCATAAAGTGCAAATTCCACAGACCATGA
- the rgs7bpa gene encoding regulator of G-protein signaling 7-binding protein A, translated as MSSASNGRKNRPRSTGNIFQIGKPPNRDPQRRESTESTRKAQRAVADCRMIVQEFNTLVALYRELVISIGEITVDCPTLRADMLKTRTKGCEMARAAHQSLSLISGPEDGEIHPEICRLFIQLQCCLEMYITEMLKSVCLLGSLQLHRKGKDSCCPPGIDTKTEDSDIPILEDTSSSPTDCSQLCWLVATDIENIEKDMRDMKNLLSKLRETMPLPLKNQDDSSLLNLTPYPLVQQRKRRFFGLCCLVTS; from the exons ATGAGTTCTGCATCGAATGGGCGCAAAAACCGCCCCAGATCCACCGGGAACATCTTCCAGATCGGCAAGCCTCCGAACCGAGACCCGCAGCGGAGGGAGAGCACCGAGAGTACCCGCAAAGCCCAGCGCGCTGTGGCCGACTGCAGAATG ATCGTCCAAGAATTCAACACACTTGTGGCTTTGTACCGTGAGCTGGTCATCTCCATCGGTGAAATCACTGTTGACTGTCCTACTTTGCGGGCCGACATGCTGAAGACCCGAACCAAAGGCTGCGAAATGGCAAGGGCGGCACACCAGAGTCTCTCATTGATTTCAGG GCCAGAGGACGGGGAAATCCACCCTGAGATCTGCAGGCTTTTCATCCAGCTGCAGTGCTGTCTGGAGATGTACATCACAGAGATGCTGAAATCTGTCTGCCTGCTGGGATCCCTGCAGCTCCACAGAAAAG GTAAAGATTCATGTTGTCCTCCTGGAATCGACACTAAGACTGAAGACTCTGACATCCCCATCCTGGAGGATACCTCTTCTTCACCCACTGATTGTTCTCAGCTCTGCTGGCTGGTGGCCACTGATAtagaaaacattgaaaa GGACATGAGAGATATGAAGAACCTTCTAAGTAAACTCAGGGAGACAATGCCTTTACCACTGAAGAACCAAG ATGACAGCAGCCTGCTGAACCTGACTCCCTACCCTCTTGTCCAACAGAGGAAAAGGCGTTTCTTTGGGCTCTGTTGTCTGGTAACCAGCTAA
- the rnf180a gene encoding E3 ubiquitin-protein ligase RNF180, with protein sequence MSSRMGVSITGGASRNRENENEDPSEGNGSNEGHNQRMRPTTSWLSDADQAGQHLAKPALSGRKARRKTCPEDKQGRRGDRNQERDEERRFRGKDKGQELSRRMETVCADQVQDEPMRGTSECFSSSNSEMQLKTIFEAGEPSNHSERQHNSLRSQAASFTQTTTTNLKSQSGRPAVQSRFTHPSSQDPLSRDLYPFWAEVRTERPSQYPLSQTQISVSEDEEEQDENKEAIEEGCGVIEVTGRAMYSTETPPCMASGERRMSKREKNRIESLRRRRREKWRPSQQPETTQSSTETPTTTSSCSCSSTEDEETLSMRDKEGFICAVCLDVYFSPYMCHPCNHIFCEPCLRTLAKNSPTNTPCPLCRTIITHVFFQKELNQTAKTFFPKEYLSRKQNFQRAPCSKWPLPSCRKLFRIFRGFQRQSTPSVRRQFPHRGGFPLDTIDFEDDSRGWRFDMDMVIIYIYSVNWVIGFFIFCFLCYLFFPSF encoded by the exons ATGAGCTCCCGCATGGGAGTGTCCATCACTGGTGGCGCtagcagaaacagagaaaatgagaaTGAAGATCCGAGTGAAGGAAACGGCAGCAATGAGGGTCACAATCAACGGATGAGGCCGACGACATCTTGGCTGAGTGATGCAGATCAAGCTGGACAGCATCTGGCCAAACCTGCCCTGTCTGGAAGAAAGGCACGCAGAAAGACCTGTCCTGAAGACAAACAAGGAAGAAGAGGGGACAGAAACCAAGAAAGGGATGAGGAGAGACGCTTCAGAGGTAAGGACAAAGGTCAAGAACTATCTAGAAGGATGGAAACAGTATGTGCAGATCAAGTCCAAGATGAACCAATGAGAGGAACCTCTGAATGCTTTTCCAGCAGTAACTCTGAAATGCAGTTAAAAACCATTTTTGAAGCTGGAGAACCATCAAATCATTCAGAAAGACAACATAATAGTTTGAGATCGCAAGCTGCCAGCTTCACCCAAACTACAACAACCAATTTAAAATCTCAGTCTGGACGGCCTGCTGTTCAAAGCCGATTTACTCATCCGTCATCACAAGACCCTTTATCCAGAGATTTATATCCATTCTGGGCAGAAGTGAGAACAGAGCGACCATCACAATACCCTTTGAGTCAGACGCAAATCTCAGTGTCAGAGGATGAAGAAGAGCAAGATGAGAACAAGGAAGCCATTGAAGAAGGCTGTGGTGTGATCGAAGTGACGGGTCGAGCCATGTACTCCACAGAGACACCACCTTGTATGGCTTCAGGAGAGAGGAGGATgagtaaaagagagaaaaacaggattGAAAGtctgagaaggaggaggagggagaaatGGAGACCAAGTCAGCAGCCAGAGACCACACAG AGTTCAACAGAGACCCCCACTAccaccagcagctgcagctgcagcagcactgAGGATGAAGAAACTCTGAGCATGAGAGACAAAGAAGGTTTCATCTGTGCCGTGTGCTTGGATGTGTACTTCAGTCCTTACATGTGTCACCCATGCAACCACATCTTCTGTGAGCCCTGTCTGAGGACACTTGCAAAGAACAGCCCCACCAATACCCCCTGCCCACTCTGCAGAACCATCATCACTCATGTCTTCTTCCAAAAGG agctgAATCAAACAGCAAAGACATTCTTCCCCAAGGAATACCTTTCCAGAAAGCAAAACTTTCAGAGAGCACCTTGTTCAAAGTGGCCTCTCCCAAGCTGCAGGAAGCTCTTCCGCATCTTTCGAg GTTTCCAAAGGCAGTCAACCCCAAGTGTGAGACGCCAGTTCCCCCATAGAGGAGGATTCCCACTCGACACTATCGACTTTGAGGATGACTCTAGAGGCTGGCGTTTCGACATGGACATGGTCATAATCTACATCTACTCAGTCAACTGGGTTATTGGATTTTTCATATTCTGCTTCCTTTGCTATttattctttccttccttttga
- the c7a gene encoding complement component C7: MPPVCSASNIMKYIVQLCATVSLLLTLHSSKVLCVQRVHCQWGPFGSWSACDPCTKLQTRSRAMAVYAQFDGNPCDGGRTETRACETTQACPLEDGCGDRFRCQSGKCISKSLLCNGDQDCEEDGLDEQNCPVQKFITCEHTVPPPQVELLGNGFDVVSGKSRGSVINTRSFGGQCRSAFSDVHKNIYRLPLSTIQYNFLVTVLKDFSDEMFTSQWHYAKDIVNRETVTGTTKGHRNYDFHDKHDTSQTKRIVVLKNEIEVAQFQSNSPKYLPISEEFWKALAKLPSVYDYSAYRKILERFGTHYVSEGSMGGSLNSIVSISEETEKRIKSQSFDNHECERKKRWILFFPITRVVCTTARDSSTWHSGASRADNNAKVEVLGGGLSHIAALEKIQLDDADKNWELYSNWADSIRSFPAVIKQKLRPLSELVKEVQCPGVKRLFLRKAIEQYLYESHPCHCQSCRNNGLAVMDGDKCKCICKTGTSGLACEQGVEAEGQPGVIHGSWSCWSAWSLCSGGRSSRSRSCSNPSPQNGGHHCTGEPTETAGCEDQEVLQYLRTMEPQCFDQTLPELQKCLTPPNLINGYILDPKDNYYVGNRVEYSCTAGFYLVGNSILQCNADQTWSANPGLCAVSVCKLPPLAADVIASPLQEAYHLGDSVSLSCPQGRSLDGEATATCDSSLNFSPDPAQTRCIQVERSQKPTASPAQCKQWQKPFRGKCVCKMPPECSSSLEVCAVNPINGQFVLLTVCKIQAIKCIGKNLEIADDSNCKWPQRSTTDCTRCHMWENCDAQTNQCRCKDSADCFNPEESVCIRVGEDATAAPQTMSECEAGLRRCKGEKVTVVSIQPCAS; encoded by the exons CAGTTTCGCTGCTGCTGACCCTGCACTCTTCCAAAGT GCTCTGTGTGCAGCGTGTTCATTGCCAGTGGGGGCCTTTTGGAAGCTGGTCAGCTTGTGATCCCTGCACCAAATTGCAG ACAAGAAGCCGAGCCATGGCTGTTTATGCTCAGTTTGACGGGAACCCCTGTGATGGTGGCCGCACTGAGACCAGAGCCTGTGAAACCACACAAGCCTGTCCATTGGAAGATGGATGCGGAGACAGATTTCGTTGTCAATCAG GGAAGTGCATTAGCAAGTCTTTGTTGTGTAACGGAGATCAGGACTGTGAAGAAGATGGACTAGATGAGCAGAACTGTCCGGTTCAAAAGTTCATTACATGTGAACATACAGTTCCCCCTCCTCAAGTAGAGCTACTTGGGAATGG GTTTGATGTGGTATCTGGAAAGAGCAGAGGAAGTGTCATCAACACTAGGAGCTTTGGGGGCCAGTGTCGATCCGCCTTTAGTGATgtccacaaaaacatttatcgGCTTCCCCTCAGCACTATTCAGTACAACTTCCTG GTTACAGTCCTAAAGGATTTCAGTGATGAGATGTTTACCAGCCAATGGCACTATGCAAAAGATATTGTCAACAGAGAGACAGTAACCGGGACAACAAAAGGACATCGTAATTATGACTTCCATGATAAACATGACACGTCTCAA ACTAAAAGGATTGTGGTGTTAAAGAATGAGATAGAAGTAGCTCAGTTCCAAAGCAACTCTCCTAAGTACCTTCCAATATCAGAGGAGTTTTGGAAGGCCCTGGCCAAGCTCCCCTCTGTTTATGACTACTCAGCCTACAGGAAGATTTTGGAGAGGTTTGGAACACACTACGTATCTGAGGGAAGCATGGGGGGCTCCTTGAACTCCATCGTTTCAATCAGTGAAGAAACTGAAAAGCGCATCA AGAGTCAGAGCTTCGACAATCACGaatgtgaaaggaaaaaacGCTGGATTCTGTTCTTCCCTATCACAAGAGTGGTTTGCACAACCGCTAGAGATTCAAGCACATGGCACAGTG GTGCCAGCAGAGCTGACAATAACGCAAAAGTGGAGGTGCTGGGAGGAGGTCTATCACATATTGCAGCATTAGAGAAAATTCAACTTGATGATGCAGACAAGAACTGGGAATTGTACTCAAATTGGGCTGACTCTATCAGGTCATTCCCTGCGGTCATAAAGCAAAAG CTTCGACCTCTTTCAGAACTGGTTAAGGAAGTTCAGTGTCCTGGAGTTAAGAGACTCTTCCTCCGGAAAGCCATAGAACAATACCTGTATGAGAGCCATCCCTGCCACTGCCAGTCCTGCAGAAATAATGGCCTGGCTGTCATGGATGGAGACAAATGCAAATGCATCTGCAAAACTGGCACATCAGGGCTGGCTTGTGAGCAAGGAGTTGAGGCAGAGGGCCAACCAG GTGTGATCCATGGTAGTTGGTCCTGTTGGTCTGCCTGGTCTTTGTGTTCTGGGGGTCGAAGTTCGCGTAGTCGCTCTTGCTCTAACCCTTCCCCTCAGAACGGCGGACATCACTGTACCGGAGAACCAACTGAGACTGCTGGCTGCGAAGATCAAGAGGTCCTGCAGTACTTAAG AACCATGGAGCCTCAGTGCTTTGATCAAACTCTCCCAGAACTTCAGAAGTGTTTGACTCCACCCAATTTGATCAACGGCTACATCCTG GATCCCAAGGACAACTACTATGTGGGTAACAGAGTGGAATATAGCTGCACTGCCGGATTTTATCTTGTTGGTAACAGCATCCTACAATGCAATGCTGATCAAACCTGGTCCGCAAACCCTGGGCTCTGCGCAG TTTCAGTGTGTAAGCTTCCTCCGCTCGCTGCGGATGTCATAGCATCTCCTTTACAGGAGGCTTATCATCTGGGAGATTCCGTTAGCTTGTCCTGTCCACAGGGTCGTTCATTAGATGGTGAAGCTACGGCTACTTGTgattccagtttgaatttttctCCAGACCCAGCTCAAACCAGGTGCATCCAAG TTGAAAGAAGCCAGAAGCCCACTGCTTCCCCAGCACAATGCAAACAATGGCAGAAGCCATTTAGAGGAAAATGTGTCTGCAAAATGCCTCCTGAGTGCAG TTCTTCGCTGGAGGTGTGTGCCGTAAATCCAATAAATGGACAGTTTGTTCTCTTGACTGTGTGCAAGATTCAGGCAATCAAATGTATCGGGAAAAACCTTGAGATAGCAGACGACAGCAACTGCAAGTGGCCACAGCGCAGCACCACAGACTGCACCAGATGTCACATGTGGGAAAACTGTGATG CCCAAACCAATCAGTGTCGCTGTAAAGACTCTGCAGACTGCTTTAATCCAGAAGAAAGTGTGTGCATCCGTGTTGGTGAGGATGCAACGGCTGCACCACAAACCATGAGCGAGTGTGAAGCAGGACTTCGACGATGCAAAGGGGAGAAGGTGACTGTTGTCAGTATCCAACCATGTGCTTCCTAA